Proteins encoded in a region of the Geobacillus genomosp. 3 genome:
- the fabL gene encoding enoyl-[acyl-carrier-protein] reductase FabL, which yields MSGKVAVVTGSSRGIGKAIALRLAQEGYDIVVNYARSKTAAEETARAIEALGRKALIVKANVGDVEKIRAMFAQIDETFGRVDVLVNNAASGVLRPALELEETHWNWTMNINSKALLFCAQEAAKRMERVGGGKIVSISSLGSIRYLENYTAVGVSKAALEALTRYLAVELAPKNIAVNAVSGGAVDTEALNHFPNRDELLADAAANTPAGRPVKPDDLVNAVLFLLSDAAEMIRGQTIIVDGGRSLLL from the coding sequence ATGAGTGGAAAAGTAGCGGTCGTAACAGGAAGCAGCCGCGGCATCGGCAAAGCCATTGCGCTGCGGCTGGCGCAAGAAGGATACGATATTGTCGTCAATTATGCCCGCAGCAAAACTGCGGCTGAAGAAACGGCGCGTGCCATTGAGGCGCTTGGGAGAAAAGCGCTCATTGTAAAAGCCAATGTAGGGGACGTTGAGAAAATCCGGGCGATGTTTGCCCAAATTGATGAAACGTTCGGGCGGGTCGATGTGCTCGTGAACAACGCCGCCTCCGGCGTGCTGCGCCCGGCGTTGGAACTTGAGGAGACGCATTGGAACTGGACGATGAACATCAACAGCAAAGCGCTTCTCTTTTGCGCTCAAGAGGCGGCGAAACGAATGGAGCGAGTCGGCGGCGGAAAAATCGTCAGCATCAGCTCGCTCGGGTCGATCCGCTACTTGGAAAACTACACGGCTGTCGGTGTTTCGAAGGCGGCGCTTGAAGCTCTCACGCGGTACCTGGCTGTCGAGCTGGCACCGAAAAATATCGCCGTCAACGCCGTTTCCGGTGGGGCGGTCGATACGGAGGCGTTGAACCATTTTCCGAACCGCGACGAGCTGCTCGCCGATGCGGCGGCCAATACCCCGGCCGGGCGCCCGGTCAAGCCGGATGATCTTGTCAATGCGGTGTTGTTTTTATTATCAGATGCAGCCGAGATGATTCGGGGACAGACGATCATTGTTGATGGCGGAAGATCTTTACTTTTATAA
- a CDS encoding gamma-type small acid-soluble spore protein: MAKQPNKTFAGTNIQEVRQQNAQSAQAAQATQAGQFGTEFAAETNVQHVRQQNAQAEARKAQNVNQ; this comes from the coding sequence ATGGCCAAACAACCGAACAAAACATTCGCTGGCACGAACATTCAAGAAGTAAGACAACAAAATGCACAATCGGCTCAAGCGGCTCAAGCTACTCAAGCTGGTCAGTTCGGCACCGAGTTTGCGGCTGAGACGAATGTGCAGCACGTAAGACAACAAAACGCGCAAGCGGAAGCCCGCAAGGCGCAAAACGTCAACCAATAA
- a CDS encoding YgaB family protein: MSMEQVWMEDWEEALFLWHEMERCREIVRQLDELEREAPTSALREEVRQMKRQVEDIRRAFLGRMSSGA, translated from the coding sequence ATGAGCATGGAACAAGTTTGGATGGAAGATTGGGAAGAAGCGCTGTTTTTGTGGCATGAAATGGAGCGCTGCCGGGAGATTGTCCGCCAGTTGGATGAACTCGAACGCGAAGCGCCGACCTCTGCTCTTCGCGAGGAAGTACGGCAAATGAAACGGCAAGTGGAAGACATTCGCCGTGCATTTCTTGGGCGGATGTCGTCTGGTGCTTGA
- a CDS encoding DUF402 domain-containing protein, with protein MPAYPREGKIIQIHSYKHNGTIHRIWQETVVLKGTPSYVIGGNDKTLVMEADGRTWVTREPAICFFHAKHWFNIIAMIREDGVYYYCNLSSPFVWDEEALKYIDYDLDIKVFPDMTYMLLDEDEYERHRREMHYPDVIDRILKNNVHKLVGWIQERKGPFAPEFIDKWYPMFQAYQK; from the coding sequence ATGCCAGCATACCCTCGGGAAGGGAAAATCATTCAAATCCATAGCTACAAACATAATGGGACAATTCACCGCATTTGGCAGGAAACGGTCGTGTTAAAAGGGACGCCATCGTATGTGATCGGCGGCAACGATAAGACGCTTGTCATGGAAGCAGACGGCCGGACGTGGGTGACGCGCGAGCCGGCGATTTGTTTTTTTCATGCCAAGCACTGGTTTAACATTATTGCCATGATCCGCGAGGACGGAGTGTATTATTACTGTAATTTAAGTTCGCCGTTCGTTTGGGATGAGGAAGCGCTCAAATACATCGATTATGATTTGGACATTAAAGTGTTTCCGGATATGACGTACATGTTGCTCGATGAGGATGAGTACGAACGGCACCGCCGCGAGATGCACTATCCGGATGTGATCGACCGCATTTTAAAAAACAATGTCCATAAGCTCGTTGGCTGGATTCAAGAACGAAAAGGGCCGTTTGCGCCCGAGTTTATCGACAAATGGTACCCGATGTTTCAAGCTTACCAAAAATAA
- a CDS encoding ABC transporter ATP-binding protein: MGSIRRYWQFVRPYRWHIAATMVIGIVKFAIPLLIPLLLKFVVDDVIANRMLSLEEKTTRLWQALAGMLVIFLIIRPFVEYYRQYFAQWTASKVLYDIRQQLFRHMQKLSLSYYANHRTGEVISRVIHDVEQTKEFIVTGLMNLWLDMATILIALAIMVNMDVKMTLVSISTLPLYAFGVKYFFGRLRQRTRQRSQALAELQAYLHERVQGMPVVKSFAIEAEEQRRFSKQNGHFLAKALSHTSWNAKSFAAVNTITDIAPIVVITYAGYEVITGQMTIGTMVAFVGYIDRLYTPLRRLVNASTTLTQSFASMDRLFEFLDERYDIADMPRAVECRDVRGEIVFDGVTFSYRQEDPPVLRDVSFSVKEGETVALVGPSGGGKSTLVSLIPRFYDVTGGRILLDGADIRSFRVRSLRDHIGIVFQDSFLFSDSVKENILLGKPDATDEEVVAAAKAANAHEFIMSLPDGYDTKVGERGVKLSGGQRQRIAIARVFLKNPPILIFDEATSALDLENEYYIQEALERLAKHRTTFVVAHRLSTITHADRILFIENGQIVESGTHEELMEKRGSYYHLFTIQQLQ, encoded by the coding sequence ATGGGCAGCATCCGCCGATATTGGCAGTTTGTCCGTCCATACCGTTGGCATATTGCCGCAACGATGGTAATCGGCATTGTGAAGTTCGCCATTCCGTTGCTCATTCCGCTGCTGTTGAAGTTTGTCGTTGACGATGTTATTGCCAACCGCATGCTATCGCTTGAAGAGAAGACAACCCGCCTTTGGCAGGCGTTGGCGGGGATGCTTGTCATCTTTCTGATCATCCGCCCGTTTGTCGAGTATTATCGGCAATATTTTGCCCAATGGACGGCAAGCAAAGTGCTGTATGACATTCGCCAGCAATTATTTCGCCATATGCAAAAGCTGAGTTTGTCGTATTACGCCAACCACCGGACGGGGGAAGTGATTTCGCGCGTCATTCACGACGTCGAGCAAACAAAGGAGTTTATTGTTACCGGACTGATGAATTTATGGCTCGATATGGCCACGATCTTGATCGCTTTGGCGATTATGGTGAACATGGATGTCAAGATGACTCTCGTTTCCATAAGCACGCTGCCGCTTTACGCGTTTGGGGTCAAATATTTTTTTGGTCGCCTGCGCCAACGCACCCGCCAGCGCTCGCAGGCGCTTGCTGAGCTGCAAGCGTATTTGCATGAGCGAGTGCAAGGAATGCCGGTTGTGAAGAGTTTTGCGATTGAAGCTGAGGAGCAACGCCGTTTCTCGAAACAAAACGGCCATTTTTTAGCGAAGGCGCTCAGCCATACGAGCTGGAACGCCAAATCGTTCGCCGCGGTCAACACGATTACCGATATCGCACCAATCGTTGTCATCACTTATGCGGGTTATGAAGTAATTACGGGGCAAATGACCATCGGTACAATGGTTGCCTTTGTCGGCTATATCGACCGGCTGTATACGCCGCTGCGCCGTCTCGTTAACGCCTCGACGACGTTGACGCAGTCGTTTGCCTCGATGGACCGTTTGTTTGAGTTTTTGGATGAGCGGTACGACATTGCCGATATGCCTAGGGCGGTTGAATGCCGTGATGTGCGCGGAGAGATTGTGTTTGACGGCGTTACGTTTTCTTATCGGCAGGAAGATCCTCCGGTGCTTCGCGATGTGTCGTTTTCCGTTAAGGAGGGAGAAACGGTGGCGTTAGTCGGCCCAAGCGGCGGTGGCAAATCGACGTTGGTGAGTTTAATCCCGCGCTTTTACGATGTGACCGGCGGCCGCATTTTGCTTGACGGCGCCGATATCCGCTCGTTTCGCGTCCGCAGCTTGCGCGATCATATCGGCATTGTATTTCAAGACAGTTTTTTGTTCAGCGACTCGGTGAAAGAGAATATTTTGCTTGGAAAGCCGGATGCGACCGATGAGGAGGTGGTCGCCGCGGCCAAAGCGGCGAACGCCCATGAATTTATTATGAGTTTGCCCGATGGCTATGATACGAAAGTCGGCGAGCGCGGCGTCAAGCTTTCCGGTGGGCAAAGGCAGCGGATCGCCATCGCCCGCGTTTTCTTGAAAAACCCGCCGATCTTGATTTTTGACGAGGCGACTTCGGCGCTTGATTTGGAAAACGAGTACTACATTCAAGAGGCGCTCGAGCGGCTGGCGAAACATCGGACGACATTTGTCGTCGCTCACCGCCTGTCAACGATTACTCATGCCGACCGTATTTTGTTCATCGAGAATGGGCAAATTGTCGAAAGCGGCACGCATGAGGAGTTGATGGAAAAGAGAGGAAGCTATTATCATTTGTTTACGATCCAGCAGTTGCAGTAG
- a CDS encoding ABC transporter ATP-binding protein: MAQAPLLEVQGLRTSFFTDEGEIPAVDGVDFFIREGEVLGIVGESGCGKSVTSLSIMGLLPKGIGKVMSGSIWFKGENLVEASERRMKQIRGNEIAMIFQEPMTSLNPLFTIGNQLVEAIRLHTNIGKKEAKARAAEMLKLVGLPRAEQMLDEYPHQLSGGMRQRVMIAMAMACRPSLLIADEPTTALDVTIQAQILALMKELNQTFGTAVMMITHDLGVVAELCGRIIVMYAGQIVEEGTVQAIFRRPQHPYTAGLIRSIPDIRGKKERLYSIPGQVPRPGTVRRGCRFAERCEYAVDRCRQEDQELYETSEQGHRARCFLALERGGAADERTVARSERA, translated from the coding sequence ATGGCACAAGCGCCTTTATTGGAAGTGCAGGGGCTGCGAACATCGTTTTTCACGGACGAGGGGGAAATCCCGGCCGTGGACGGTGTCGATTTTTTCATCCGCGAAGGAGAGGTGCTCGGCATCGTCGGTGAATCGGGGTGCGGCAAAAGCGTCACATCACTATCGATTATGGGGCTGCTGCCAAAAGGAATCGGCAAAGTGATGAGCGGCTCCATTTGGTTTAAAGGCGAGAATTTAGTTGAAGCTTCCGAGCGGCGGATGAAGCAAATTCGCGGCAATGAAATCGCCATGATTTTTCAAGAGCCGATGACTTCGCTCAACCCGCTATTTACAATTGGGAACCAACTCGTTGAGGCGATCCGTCTTCATACGAACATCGGAAAAAAAGAAGCGAAAGCGCGGGCGGCTGAGATGCTCAAACTCGTCGGCCTGCCGCGCGCGGAACAGATGTTGGACGAATACCCGCACCAGCTGTCAGGGGGGATGCGCCAACGCGTCATGATTGCTATGGCGATGGCGTGCCGACCGTCCCTCTTGATTGCGGACGAACCGACGACGGCGCTCGATGTGACGATTCAAGCGCAAATTTTGGCGCTGATGAAAGAATTGAATCAGACGTTCGGCACAGCGGTGATGATGATTACCCACGACTTGGGGGTTGTCGCTGAACTATGCGGCCGCATCATCGTCATGTATGCGGGCCAAATCGTGGAGGAAGGGACCGTCCAGGCGATTTTTCGGCGGCCTCAGCACCCTTACACCGCCGGTTTGATCCGCTCGATCCCGGATATTCGCGGCAAAAAGGAGCGCCTCTATTCGATCCCTGGTCAAGTGCCAAGGCCGGGAACTGTCCGCCGCGGCTGTCGGTTCGCCGAGCGGTGTGAATATGCGGTTGACCGCTGCCGCCAAGAAGATCAGGAGCTTTACGAAACGAGTGAACAAGGACACCGTGCCCGCTGCTTTTTGGCGTTAGAGAGGGGAGGGGCAGCCGATGAGCGAACCGTTGCTCGAAGCGAAAGGGCTTAA
- a CDS encoding ABC transporter ATP-binding protein, with product MSEPLLEAKGLKKYFPITGGIFGRRVGTVKAVDDVTFTVYRGETLGIVGESGCGKSTTGRMLLRLIEPTDGSIIFEGKNVTALAKAELRRLRRDMQMIFQDPFASLNPRHTVEKILEESLIVHGIGSKEERKQRVREMLEVVGLGSYHAKRYPHQFSGGQRQRIGIARALMTNPKLIIADEPVSALDVSIQAQVLNLLEDLQKQFGLTYIFIAHDLGVIRHISDRVGVMYLGRMVELADSESLYESPKHPYTKALLSAVPIPDPDHKTERQLLSGDLPSPANPPQGCAFHTRCAFCMDICRERRPELREVADGHYVACHLYEPGGEQRDDRQVKQKGEM from the coding sequence ATGAGCGAACCGTTGCTCGAAGCGAAAGGGCTTAAAAAATATTTTCCGATTACCGGGGGGATTTTTGGAAGGCGAGTTGGGACGGTCAAGGCGGTCGATGATGTGACGTTCACCGTGTACCGCGGTGAGACGCTCGGCATCGTCGGCGAATCAGGCTGCGGCAAGTCAACGACGGGTCGAATGTTGCTGCGGCTCATTGAGCCGACGGACGGTTCGATCATATTTGAAGGAAAAAATGTAACCGCTTTAGCGAAAGCGGAGTTGCGCCGGCTGCGGCGCGATATGCAAATGATTTTTCAAGATCCGTTCGCTTCGCTCAATCCGCGTCATACGGTTGAAAAAATTTTGGAAGAGTCGCTCATCGTTCACGGCATTGGATCGAAAGAAGAGCGGAAGCAGCGGGTGCGGGAAATGCTTGAGGTGGTCGGACTCGGTTCGTATCATGCAAAACGCTACCCGCACCAGTTCAGCGGCGGCCAGCGCCAACGCATCGGCATCGCGCGGGCGCTCATGACCAATCCGAAGCTGATCATTGCCGACGAGCCGGTTTCGGCGCTTGATGTTTCCATTCAAGCACAAGTGCTCAATCTGCTTGAAGATTTGCAAAAGCAGTTTGGCCTTACATACATTTTCATTGCCCATGACTTAGGAGTGATCCGCCATATTAGCGACCGGGTCGGCGTCATGTATTTGGGACGAATGGTCGAATTGGCGGACAGCGAATCGTTGTATGAATCGCCGAAGCATCCGTATACAAAGGCGCTTTTGTCCGCCGTGCCAATTCCGGACCCTGACCATAAAACAGAACGACAGTTGCTTTCCGGCGATTTGCCGAGCCCGGCCAATCCGCCGCAAGGGTGCGCGTTCCATACACGTTGCGCATTTTGCATGGACATTTGCCGTGAGCGGCGTCCGGAATTGAGGGAAGTAGCCGACGGGCATTACGTTGCTTGCCATTTATACGAACCGGGCGGGGAGCAACGTGATGATAGACAAGTTAAACAGAAGGGGGAAATGTGA
- a CDS encoding ABC transporter substrate-binding protein — MKRKSWFKWMGLLLAFLLVLAGCGKSKETAGGGEKAPVQDTLVYGRGGDSVSLDPATVTDGESLKVTKNIFDTLLDYNDNDTSVKPALATEWTISEDGLTYTFKLRQGVKFHDGTDFNAEAVVFNFERWANGNADTFPYYGSMFGGYKNDESHVIKEVKAVDEYTVQFVLKRPQAPFLKNIAMTPFAIASPAAVEKYGDKFGEHPVGTGPFVFKEWKRNERIVLEKNKDYWETGYPKLNQLIFVSIPDNSARLNALLKGEIDIMEDLNPTDLKQVEGNQELQIFKRPSMNVAYVGLTATRGPLKNKLVRQALNYAVDKKAIIDAFYAGQAEPAKNPMPPSIPGYNDAIQDYPFDLEKAKQLLAEAGYPNGFEIELWAMPVPRPYMPDGQKIAEAIQANFAKIGVKAKIVTYEWATYLDKLAKGEADTFLLGWTGDNGDADNFLYALLDKDSIGSNNYTYFSNDELHKILVEAQTVSDENKRNELYQKAQEIIKEEAPWIPLVHSTPLLAGKANIQGFHPHPTGSDKFTKVEFQ, encoded by the coding sequence ATGAAGAGAAAATCATGGTTCAAGTGGATGGGGCTGCTGCTGGCGTTTCTGCTTGTGTTGGCCGGCTGCGGCAAGTCGAAAGAAACGGCGGGAGGCGGCGAAAAGGCGCCGGTCCAAGACACGCTTGTTTATGGGCGTGGCGGCGACTCCGTGTCGCTTGACCCGGCGACCGTGACCGATGGCGAATCGCTGAAGGTGACGAAAAACATTTTTGATACGCTGCTTGACTACAATGACAACGATACGTCTGTCAAACCGGCATTGGCGACAGAATGGACGATTTCCGAAGACGGGCTGACGTATACGTTCAAGCTGCGCCAAGGGGTGAAATTCCACGATGGCACTGATTTTAATGCGGAGGCAGTCGTCTTTAATTTTGAACGTTGGGCCAATGGCAACGCTGACACGTTCCCGTATTATGGATCGATGTTTGGCGGCTATAAAAATGACGAAAGCCATGTGATCAAAGAGGTTAAGGCGGTTGATGAATACACGGTGCAGTTTGTGCTGAAGCGTCCGCAAGCGCCATTCTTGAAAAACATCGCCATGACGCCGTTTGCCATTGCCAGCCCGGCGGCGGTTGAAAAATACGGCGACAAATTTGGGGAACATCCAGTTGGCACCGGACCGTTCGTCTTTAAAGAATGGAAGCGGAACGAACGGATCGTGCTCGAGAAAAATAAAGATTATTGGGAAACAGGTTATCCGAAGCTGAATCAGCTCATTTTCGTATCGATTCCGGATAACTCAGCGCGTCTCAATGCGCTGTTAAAAGGCGAAATTGACATCATGGAAGATTTGAATCCAACCGACTTGAAACAAGTGGAAGGGAATCAAGAGCTGCAAATTTTTAAACGCCCGTCGATGAACGTCGCTTACGTCGGGTTAACGGCGACGAGAGGGCCACTGAAAAACAAACTGGTGCGTCAGGCATTGAACTATGCCGTTGATAAAAAAGCGATCATTGATGCGTTCTACGCCGGCCAGGCCGAACCGGCGAAAAATCCGATGCCGCCGAGCATCCCGGGTTATAACGACGCCATTCAAGACTATCCATTTGACTTGGAAAAGGCGAAACAGCTGCTGGCGGAAGCCGGGTACCCGAATGGATTTGAAATCGAGCTTTGGGCAATGCCAGTGCCGCGCCCGTACATGCCGGACGGACAAAAAATCGCTGAAGCCATTCAAGCGAATTTCGCCAAAATCGGCGTGAAAGCGAAAATCGTAACATATGAATGGGCGACCTATTTAGACAAGCTCGCTAAAGGAGAGGCGGACACTTTCTTGCTTGGCTGGACGGGCGACAACGGCGACGCGGATAACTTCTTGTACGCGCTCCTTGACAAAGACAGCATCGGCAGCAACAACTACACCTATTTCTCGAACGATGAGCTGCATAAAATTTTGGTCGAAGCGCAAACGGTGAGCGACGAAAACAAACGGAACGAACTGTATCAAAAAGCGCAAGAGATCATTAAGGAAGAAGCGCCATGGATTCCGCTTGTCCATTCGACTCCGCTGTTGGCCGGCAAGGCAAATATTCAAGGATTTCATCCTCACCCGACCGGCTCAGACAAGTTTACGAAGGTCGAATTTCAATAA
- a CDS encoding ABC transporter permease, which produces MLSYAVRRVLMIIPVLFGMSLIVFFMIRAIPGNPAQVILGQKATKEAVAALTHKLGLDEPWYVQYANYVGGLLRGDLGESIRTGAPIAEEIWPYLAATIELSFAAMLIAVIIGVNAGIISAWFQNSWFDYSAMVLALLGVSMPIFWLGLMEQWLFSIQLDWLPTSGREDVRNPIEPITHFYLLDALLAGDTEQFWQVARHLILPSVALATIPMAIIARMTRSSMLEVMKSDYIRTARAKGLSMFWVVYKHSLKNAVIPVLTVIGLQTGLLLGGAILTETIFSWPGIGRYIYDAIGYRDYPVIQSGILIIAAIFIFINLIVDLLYAAIDPRIKYN; this is translated from the coding sequence ATGTTATCGTATGCCGTCCGAAGGGTGCTGATGATCATTCCGGTGTTATTCGGCATGTCGCTTATCGTGTTTTTCATGATCCGCGCAATCCCCGGCAATCCGGCGCAAGTGATTTTGGGGCAAAAGGCGACGAAAGAAGCAGTGGCTGCCTTGACGCATAAGCTCGGATTGGACGAGCCATGGTATGTGCAATATGCCAACTATGTTGGCGGACTGTTGCGCGGCGACTTAGGCGAGTCGATTCGCACCGGCGCTCCCATTGCGGAGGAAATTTGGCCGTACTTGGCCGCCACGATCGAGCTGTCGTTCGCAGCGATGCTTATTGCGGTGATCATCGGAGTGAACGCCGGCATTATTAGTGCCTGGTTTCAAAACTCGTGGTTCGATTATAGTGCGATGGTGCTGGCTCTCCTTGGTGTTTCGATGCCGATTTTTTGGCTCGGGTTGATGGAACAATGGCTGTTTTCCATCCAATTGGACTGGTTGCCGACGTCGGGACGGGAGGACGTGCGCAATCCGATCGAGCCCATCACTCATTTCTATTTGCTTGATGCGTTGCTGGCAGGGGATACGGAACAGTTTTGGCAAGTCGCGCGGCACCTCATCTTGCCAAGCGTTGCCTTAGCGACCATCCCGATGGCCATTATTGCCCGCATGACGCGTTCAAGCATGCTCGAGGTGATGAAATCGGATTACATTCGCACGGCTAGAGCGAAGGGATTAAGCATGTTTTGGGTTGTGTACAAGCATTCGTTAAAAAACGCCGTTATCCCGGTATTGACGGTGATCGGCCTGCAGACAGGGCTATTGCTTGGCGGAGCGATTTTGACTGAAACGATCTTCAGCTGGCCCGGCATCGGCCGCTATATTTACGATGCGATCGGTTACCGTGATTATCCGGTCATCCAATCAGGTATTTTGATTATCGCCGCCATTTTTATTTTCATCAACTTAATTGTCGACTTGCTTTATGCGGCGATTGATCCGCGCATTAAGTACAATTAG
- the nikC gene encoding nickel transporter permease, which produces MAELARTPATSPAAVEEEKTVSLWGEAWQRFRKNKMALVGAGIVLFFIVIAILAPWLAPYDYKEQQLAERLQPPSSEHWFGTDDFGRDIFSRVIYGARISLWVGFVSVLGSIVAGSLLGIVAGYYGRWIDGIISRLFDIMLAFPSILLAIGIVAVLGPSLQNALIAIAVINVPNFGRLIRSRVLSIKQEEYIMAARAIGMSDWRILFHHILPNSFTPIIVQGTLAIATAIIEAAALGFLGLGAQPPNPEWGKMLSDAKDFLTQAPWTMIFPGLAIMLTVLGFNLMGDGLRDALDPRMKN; this is translated from the coding sequence ATGGCGGAATTGGCGCGCACACCGGCAACGTCACCGGCAGCGGTCGAAGAAGAAAAGACCGTTTCGCTATGGGGAGAAGCGTGGCAGCGGTTTCGGAAAAATAAGATGGCCCTTGTCGGGGCAGGGATCGTCCTGTTTTTTATTGTCATCGCCATTTTAGCACCATGGTTGGCGCCGTACGATTACAAAGAACAACAATTGGCCGAGCGGCTGCAGCCGCCTTCTAGCGAGCATTGGTTTGGGACCGATGATTTCGGCCGCGACATTTTCTCCCGCGTCATTTACGGGGCCCGCATTTCGCTATGGGTCGGATTTGTTTCCGTGCTCGGATCGATCGTTGCCGGTTCATTGCTTGGCATTGTCGCCGGCTACTATGGGCGTTGGATCGATGGAATCATTTCACGCCTGTTTGATATTATGCTGGCGTTTCCGAGCATCTTATTGGCGATCGGCATCGTCGCCGTGCTCGGTCCCTCTTTGCAAAATGCCCTCATCGCCATCGCGGTTATTAACGTGCCAAACTTCGGGCGGTTAATCCGGTCGCGGGTGTTAAGCATTAAACAGGAGGAGTATATTATGGCGGCCAGAGCGATCGGCATGAGCGATTGGCGCATTTTGTTTCATCATATTTTGCCCAATAGCTTCACCCCCATTATCGTGCAAGGGACATTGGCGATCGCGACGGCCATTATCGAGGCGGCGGCGCTTGGCTTTTTAGGGCTCGGGGCCCAACCGCCGAACCCGGAGTGGGGAAAAATGTTGTCTGATGCCAAAGACTTCTTGACCCAGGCACCATGGACGATGATTTTCCCGGGGTTGGCCATTATGTTGACGGTGCTCGGGTTTAACTTAATGGGCGACGGGCTGCGCGACGCGCTTGACCCGCGGATGAAAAACTGA
- a CDS encoding FUSC family protein gives MKLGARIFKTGIAVALALFLAALFHFPSPVFAGISAVFAMQPTIYRSYLSLIEQVQANVIGALFAIVAVLILGRDPLIVGLTLMIVIALCLKMRLESSTISVALVTVIAIMEYTERQFIEFAAIRFLTIMLGIFAAFLVNLIFLPPKYEKKLYEKIRDETEAILKWIRLYQQQAADHHHLKDEIETLHEEMTKLEHLYLMYKEERTYFRRQRFQKSRKLVLYRQMIASADRALSVLKWLHRLENELGRLPDPFHHAICLHLGSLVGYHEQMLLKFVHQAKPLPHHVWVEGIDRERERLTSMFYADGQPPSDYRLFSLIGAIIDYGDRLEHLDKLIDSFHHYHYDDELAKRLEKSAGGRS, from the coding sequence ATGAAGCTCGGTGCCCGCATTTTTAAAACGGGGATCGCAGTGGCACTTGCCTTATTTTTAGCAGCGCTCTTTCATTTTCCATCTCCGGTGTTCGCCGGCATTTCCGCGGTGTTCGCCATGCAGCCGACCATTTATCGTTCGTATTTATCGTTAATCGAACAAGTGCAAGCGAACGTAATCGGCGCCTTGTTCGCGATCGTCGCCGTTCTTATCCTCGGTCGCGATCCACTGATCGTCGGCTTGACACTCATGATTGTGATCGCTCTTTGCCTAAAAATGCGCCTTGAATCGTCGACAATTTCGGTGGCGCTTGTGACCGTCATCGCGATTATGGAATATACAGAACGCCAGTTTATCGAGTTTGCCGCCATCCGTTTTTTAACCATTATGCTCGGCATTTTCGCCGCCTTTCTTGTCAACTTGATTTTTTTGCCGCCCAAGTATGAAAAGAAATTGTACGAAAAAATTCGCGATGAGACAGAAGCAATTTTGAAATGGATCCGCCTTTATCAACAGCAGGCGGCCGATCATCATCACTTAAAGGACGAGATCGAAACGTTGCACGAGGAAATGACGAAACTGGAGCACTTGTATTTGATGTATAAAGAAGAACGCACCTATTTTCGGCGCCAACGCTTCCAAAAGTCGCGCAAGCTTGTGCTGTATCGGCAAATGATCGCCTCAGCCGACCGGGCGCTGTCCGTATTAAAATGGCTCCATCGCCTTGAGAATGAGTTGGGCCGCCTGCCTGACCCGTTTCACCACGCCATCTGCCTGCATCTTGGCAGCTTGGTTGGGTACCATGAGCAGATGTTGCTGAAGTTTGTCCATCAAGCGAAGCCGCTTCCCCATCACGTATGGGTGGAAGGCATCGATCGTGAACGGGAGCGGCTCACCTCTATGTTTTACGCCGACGGGCAGCCGCCTTCCGATTACCGCCTATTTTCGTTAATCGGCGCAATCATTGATTATGGAGACCGGCTTGAGCATTTAGACAAGTTAATTGATAGTTTTCACCATTACCATTACGATGACGAATTGGCCAAACGGCTCGAAAAGTCAGCAGGCGGCCGCTCCTAG